One genomic segment of Dromaius novaehollandiae isolate bDroNov1 chromosome 12, bDroNov1.hap1, whole genome shotgun sequence includes these proteins:
- the LOC112986936 gene encoding hyaluronidase-4-like, whose amino-acid sequence MGTLERRSQGLTHHLGRPSYSGAQRTLRCSCSAPAPASPAPGPHHHLLLLLLLPCLRPPAAAALKPALAPIVQDRPFLVAWNAPSTRCLSAYGVPLNLDAFGILVNRREAFAGGNVTIFYYDQLGLYPYYQNSSVPPTAVNGGCPQNASLQDHLGKMVKDILRTMPSESFAGLAVIDWENWRPLWIRNWDKKNIYRSMSAQLVRRGNPGWSDEQVDLRAKWEFEKAAVNFMSETLKLARSLRPRGWWGYYLFPDCYNYHYWDDFGGYTGHCPPLEVQRNNKLLWLWEQSKALYPSIYMEEVLRDSPQGERFVGAKLSEALRVAELPSARHSLPVFAYARPFYTYTLKELSQADLVHTIGQAAAAGAHGIVLWGDVEYSRNRSNCQKIRDYLLGALGPYVVNVTLAAQLCSRHVCHGHGRCRRRRPNSTAYLHLDAGSFGIRVAAEGGRARVAVRGALGRRQTERMARDFACHCYQGWHGERCGAASSRGTPAGVAACRGPAAAAGALLAWALLSGP is encoded by the exons ATGGGGACACTGGAACGAAGAAGCCAGGGGCTCACTCACCATCTCGGCCGTCCTTCTTACAGCGGTGCCCAGCGAACGCTGCGATGCTCCTGctcagcgccggccccggcctcgccggccccggggccgcaccaccacctcctgctgctgctgctcctgccgtgcctgcgcccgcccgccgccgccgcgctgaaGCCCGCTCTGGCCCCCATCGTGCAGGACCGGCCGTTCCTGGTGGCCTGGAACGCCCCCAGCACGCGGTGCCTGAGCGCCTACGGCGTGCCCCTCAACCTGGACGCCTTCGGCATCCTGGTGAACCGGCGGGAGGCCTTCGCCGGCGGCAACGTCACCATCTTCTACTACGACCAGCTGGGGCTCTACCCCTACTACCAGAACAGCTCCGTGCCCCCCACTGCCGTCAACGGGGGCTGCCCCCAGAACGCCAGCCTGCAGGACCACCTGGGCAAGATGGTGAAGGACATCCTGCGGACCATGCCCTCCGAGAGCTTCGCCGGGCTGGCTGTCATCGACTGGGAGAACTGGAGGCCCCTGTGGATCCGGAACTGGGACAAGAAGAACATCTACCGGAGCATGTCCGCCCAGCTGGTGAGACggggcaaccccggctggagcgACGAGCAGGTGGATCTGCGGGCCAAGTGGGAGTTCGAGAAGGCCGCCGTCAACTTCATGTCAGAGACGCTCAAACTGGCGCGGTCGCTGCGCCCCCGGGGCTGGTGGGGCTACTACCTCTTCCCGGACTGCTACAACTACCACTACTGGGATGACTTTGGGGGCTACACCGGGCACTGTCCCCCCTTGGAGGTGCAGCGCAACAACAAGCTGCTgtggctgtgggagcagagcAAAGCCCTCTACCCCTCCATCTACATGGAGGAGGTGCTCCGCGACTCCCCGCAGGGCGAGCGCTTCGTGGGCGCCAAGCTGAGCGAGGCGCTGCGCGTGGCGGAGCTGCCCTCGGCCCGGCACTCGCTGCCCGTCTTCGCCTACGCCCGGCCCTTCTACACCTACACACTCAAGGAGCTGAGCCAG GCGGACCTGGTGCACACCATCGGgcaggcggccgccgcgggggcccacGGCATCGTCCTCTGGGGAGACGTGGAGTACTCGCGCAACCGG AGCAACTGCCAGAAGATCCGCGACTACCTGCTGGGCGCCCTGGGCCCCTACGTCGTCAACGTGACGCTGGCGGCCCAGCTGTGCAGCCGGCACGTGTGCCACGGCcacggccgctgccgccgccgccgccccaacTCCACCGCCTACCTGCACCTGGACGCCGGCTCCTTCGGCATCCGCGTGGCGGctgagggcgggcgggcgcgcgtgGCGGTGCGCGGGGCGCTGGGCCGCCGGCAGACGGAGCGCATGGCCCGCGACTTCGCCTGCCACTGCTACCAGGGCTGGCACGGGGAGCGCTGCGGGGCCGCCAGCTCCCGGGGCACCCCCGCCGGCGTGGCCGCCTGCCGGggccctgccgctgccgccggggccctGCTGGCCTGGGCGCTGCTCTCGGGCCCctga